A window of Eucalyptus grandis isolate ANBG69807.140 chromosome 4, ASM1654582v1, whole genome shotgun sequence genomic DNA:
GGCTCGCTTTGCCTTTGGTGCCTTATGttatctcatttggaaagtgaGGAATAACATTATCTTTCGCAATCAAAGATTATTCCTCCCAGCTTTAAAGGACCACCTTCGTAAATCCATCAATGATAGGGCTTTAACCTTCCCCAAGGTCCCGGACAACCCCCGGAATAGAAGACTCCAACTTAGCTGGGGCATCCACCCCtccatctttgattgattatcCTTAATGTTGGCTACCCCCCCCCCCTTTGTTCCTCGGCCTGATGTTTGGTGAAGCTGCCTCCTTTGCTACATTTCTGCCCATCTCGCTGTTGCTGGGTGATGCTTCTGATGAAACTCTCTCGGGTCTTTCCTGATGGTGCGGCTTGTGTTCCAGCTTGGTGTCCCTCCTGCTCTCTTCCTCTTTGTGTCTTTTCCTTGTGCGGGCCACAGTGTTGTGTGATCTTCCCCCTCGTCTCCTTTGTTGGCCGTTGTTTTGGCCTTCTTTTGCTGCTATTTTTACTTGCATTGTATCTCTCTCGTAGCTCTTCCCTCCCCTTTTCTCCCCCCGGCCCCCTTCCACTCGTTTGGACTTCCTGTCTTTCTAAGTGTAAGCTGGTGTCGGGGTCCCCTTGCTGTACAGTTGTATAGCTTTTTGTACAAAAGTCTATATacttcttaccttttacaaaaaaaaaaaaaaaaaaaaaaaaacacacccAAACTTGTGTGGCGGTTCCAACATCTGGAGGCATAATGGATTCAGCTTTGACCTCTCTGTCACTGAATTCCTTACTGTTTAATCTCAGACTTTCCAATTCCGCCACTGGCCATTGAAGTAGGTGGGTACCCATCTTTTTTTCGAGCACCAAGGTCCTCGGAATTTCCTGAGGATACCAGTCAAATGATCGTGATTGGTAAATCAATAAGATCTTGAGCTTTATTGACCCTAAATATGACATTTAATATCTCTTATGATTTCTAGCTTCCAGTCTCAAGACAATAGTGAGCACGGTTCAATTTATATTTCTACAGTCTTACTATATTCGGAAATGCTTTGATCAATTGGACAGAAGTTCGGCAGACATGTCCTGGCAGATTTGAAGCAGAGgggttaatttcaatcaatttcattctcAGGAAGTAGACTGTACTACTATAAAAGTCAACAGAAACAGTAATAAAACCTGAAGTGAAGCTCATCCCTTCTGCACATCAGGAGCCTCGGTGCAAATTCCAGCAGATACACACACAAGATTCTCCTGCCTTTGCCGTGGTCATAGAATGTCTGTGAGGCATATAAATTACCATAATCATACCTAATCCCGATTCCCACATCAGTTTCGGGACTGTCTGGAACCCAAATTATTGGCCTTCACATCATAACCCCAACTGCATAGTGATCATGCCTATCCTTGTCGATGCTAGCCTTCATCACACGCTTCACTCCTGGACCATTAACCAACATGTCCAAGCCATTTTCATGGTTCACCAAGATCAGGAAAAAGTCCACACATTCCCACATGCCAGTCCCTGAAACAGAGCACGCCAGGCAAGAGCTCAGAGTCCTTGTAGTCCTCGGTCTCATGCACAAATGACATTCTTGTATTATCAACCTTACTGCCAATTAGAATTTGCCACATTCCTCCCGACGTGTTCCAGGCAGTCGCTGGGTCACAGAAGTCCGACTTGTCAAAACCTGGAGGGGGCTCAATAATTGGGTTGCCAGGGTAGTTGATCCAATTGATGAGGAGTGGATCGGATGGATTGGCGGGGTATGCAAGATTTTGGTACGGCACGGAATCATTTTGATGATCCAGTGCAGAGCACAATCACTTGGCCATCTGGCAGGATCATGGCCGATCCACTCCACATGGCATCATTGGTGTCGCACCACTGATCAGCCACCAAGGCAAGAGGGAGGTGGAGCCAGAGGATCGATTCCTTGGACATGTCATGGCCCCAGACCATTTTATAATGTCTGCAATCCAGACCCTCAGTGTCGTATTGGTAGAAGAAGTGGAACCATCCGTTGTCGAACATTTTATGAGCCTGATCACCACAACTGCGAATGCAGCAGAAACTATCGCTCGCTAGGTTTTGGGGTCTGCATTTTCACAATTGGATATCAAGCAGCTCGTGTCaggtcttctttcttttcctattcCAAGAAAGACAAATTATTAGCTTACCTACCTGCGGATAGACTTGCTCTTCCTCTCACACTGCTCACATTAACTACCTTAAATTCATAACAGCACGAagattcttgcatttttttgtCACTTCTGATGTAAAACCTCACCAAAGCCCTTCAAAAGAAGCAAAACGCGTTAGTACGGGATAACTTTGCAGCCAAGGCATGCGAAAGTTTCGGACAATCATGAACTTCGAGTGGCGAAGTTCACAGGCCAATGTTTCGAGAGAAGTCACAACAATGAGATGCTGCATTTGCAAACACGTTAGTACGAGGTTTGAGGAGACTCTCGAAGACGACGATGTCGAAGGGCTTCGAAGCAAATTGCAGTGGCTTTTCAGCTCTTGAATCTgaagtaaaagaagaagaaatgccAATGGTTTTGATCGATGGAAGGGGGGAAAGTGTGAGCTGCCATTGAAGACGGAGCGAGACCTCGTCAGCCGAAGCCAGCCCACGTACTTTTCATGAGACTGCGAGCTTCAACTTTTCGTCTTTTCCGTTTTTTCGGTTGGTGATGGATTCGATAGAAAAGACATCGTGCGTTCGACATAATCTTAAACAGTTGATTGTGTAGGTCCCACGATGGAATCTACGTGTCAACTGATTCTGCAGCTCCCCATCCAACTCTCCATTTTGTCCAAAATCTCATCTCCTTTTCATCTGCTTATAATTTTTTCAGAAAAGATATGGCTATGGAAAACGGAAAAGAAGAACCAAACTTTTAGACGCTCGGGAGATGAATAACAGCAAATGAACAGTGAAATTTCTCTGTCGTTTAACCGCATCATCTCAGAcgcttgtcttctttttttttcttttttcttctgccACTCGTCCGCtcaaaaatggaaatgaaggtCCCCTGCCCATCTTGTGAACTGAAGATGGTGGGACTGATACAACTTGTACAGGCTCATCAACAAAGGGAacgttacaaaaaaataaaataaaattgcgcGATCCTTATGTCCAATCTTTTTTCTGCTTCCGTTTCGATCACTGGGGGCTGTACGGGCGGATGAAAGCAGAGTTCATCTGCCATATCTTGAGCGAGGCCTTGACATTAGCCTCGGTGGCATTGTTGAACAAGAAGACCCGGGCGGCCCCGTAGATGGCCTTGGTTGGGTAAACGCGGGCCGTGATGCAGCTCCTCCCTCCCTGTGCGAAGGTCTCTACGATCGAGTGATCCACCTGGAAGACCGACGAAAGAAAGGGCGAGTTACTGATAAGTCTAGGGATAGGCACAGCGTACGACATCATTTCATGTGAACGAGAATGCGAGCTCTCTCACCAGTATTCTGAGCGACAACTTCTCGCCTTCAAGTACCGGGACGAAGCTTCCGTAGACTTGCTTGTGGACATCGGTTGCCACGGAAGATCTACggagaaaagaaacaagcatTCGGCGTGATTGATGAAAGCGAGACCGGACAAGATtcgaagggggaaaaaaaacgAGATCGAGAGGGTTACCTCGATTGGTCAGTGCAGATGGAAGTCTTGAGGGTGCCGTTCGGTCCCTTAACGACGTAGAAGTACACAGGAGTCTGCTCGGATAGGTCATCGTCTGCAAGAACCAAGAGGCCGAACGGTCCTAGAGCACTTCGTTGAGAGGCCCCACCGCTGGCGCTGCAAACATAATCGGCATCAGCCTCGGGTGCCGCCTCTAGGGCCTGTTTGTCCAGCTCAAATTCTGCCACGATGTCCAcctgaaaatcatttttttcattagcCGGAAGTCCTTATTTCCCTGAATAGTACAGCTACAGATGAAGACTTGAAGACACCGACCTGTGTGGCGGTTTCGACATCTAGAGGCACCACCATCCCGGCTTCAACCTCTACGCTGTCGAATTCTTTGCTGCTTAATCTCAAGCTGTCTACTTCCTCCACCGGCCACTGAAGCAGGTTGCTTCCGGTCTTCGTGTCGAGAACAATTGTCCTCGGAAGTGCCTGAGAAATATGAATGGAGTTCACCATGGTCACTCTCGTATGAGGATTTTGACATCATTAAACCATCATATGATGTGTCACAACAATTTCAGAGCACATTCAAAGGCAAGTGAAAACATTGAACAGACCTGAAGTGAAGCCCATCCTTTCTGCACATCGGCGTACTCGCTGTCTGACTCCGTGATCCAACCCCACAAGATCCGCCTACTCTTGTTCTGGTCGTAGAACGTCTTCGAGGCGTAGAATATACCGTAGTCATACCTAATCCCGATCCCCACGTCAATCTCGGGGCTGTCCGGGACCCAAGTGTTGGCCTCCTCGTTGTAAGTCCCGATCGCATAGTAATCGTGCCTGTCGTCGTCGAGGCTAACCTTCATCACGTGCTTCACTCCCGGACCATTCACCGACGTGTCCAACCCGTCATCCGAGACCGGGAAAAAGTCCACACATTCCCACATGCCGGTCCCGGGGACGGCATGGAGCAGGCCCGGCAAGAGCTTGTAGCTCTTGAAGTCCTCGGTCTCGTACACAAACGACACTCCCGTCTTGTTGATCTTGGCCCCGACTGCGAAGCGCCATTTGCCTCCGGACGTGTACCAGGCGGTCGTCGGGTCACGGAAGTCCAACTTGTCGATGCACTGCGGAGGCGCTAGGATAGGGTTGCCGGGGTGCTTGACCCAGTCGATGAGGAGCGGGTCGGAGAGGTTGGCAGGGTAGGCGAGGTTCTGGAGCTGCTGGGACTCGTTGGACGAGCCGGTGTAGAGCATCATGACTTGGCCGTCGGGGAGGACCGTGGCGGAACCGCTCCACACGCCGTTGATGTCGTACCACTGGTCGGCCACCATGGCGAGGGGGAGGTAGAGCCAGTGGATCAGGTCCTCCGACACGGCGTGGCCCCACACGATGTTGCCCCAGACGGCGGCGTCCGGATTGTATTGGTAGAAGAAGTGGTACCAGCCTTTGTAATACATGGGACCTAGCATGATTTCACTTTTTGACGTCAATTCCTATACGAAGTTACACTTTCATGAAAGCAGATTTGTGGCTAATCCCGCGGTGACATGTTGAAAAAGAGTATATTGTTTAGAAGCAGTATGAAAGTCGAAATTCCGATTATATAACTACTAGTTTAGTGTAATTATCAGAAAATgcaatattataatttaaaaagagaaaaagaaaaagaaagaaagaaggagaaccATCTTACCGTTGGGATCTATTGCAGACGATGAAACGGGATTCCCATGCCACAGCAAGAACAGAGCCATGAAacgaaggagaaaaaaataaacacaaatcAGTTACATATATAAATCTCCATCGGTAAGCATCGATAAAGTCAAAATcattctttttcccaaaaaaaaaaaaaatgaatttaagaaTAAGCACCTCCATAGATTCCTATCTTTTTATTCCACGAGATTCACAAATTTGGTATTGCAGTCCAAGTTAATTACATTTTCCGGTGTGCTGTACGCTCATTGACCAAAatcttaacaaaagaaaaaacctcaAATGACCGTTCAAGGTACCCAGAAAAAGATTTGACTAGAAGAACCCTCAGAAAAAAATAGTTGAATATCATTCTTGAACGTAAATAACATCAACCAAacttccagaaaaaaaaaggcaaagagcATTCTCAAAGAAATGAAATGccataggaaaataaaaggtcACCATTCATCCAGTTCTTCTCCGGCTGGAAATGGTAAGCCGTTCTCTGCCACGACAGCATGCTGTTGTTCCACGGGAAGCCCCGCAGGTTGGCACCAGCGAAGACCCGGTTTGACTTCGCGGACACTCCTTCCTTCACGCCGCGAGGCACCGGCCTGACCACCGTCTTGACCGGCACCGACCTCTGCCCCGCTCCTCCCAGGAGGAACGGCTCCAGCCGAGCAGAATTGACCTCCGCGCAGACATCCGGGCTTGTgtcggtcgagaagccgatcaCTATCCCCACGACCAGCAACACAGAAAGTCCCACCGCCAAGATCGCCCGGATCGGTCGGCGGTGGTCCCTCGGCTCCTCCCCGCCGGCAAGAGGGGCGTACCCGGGGTCCTCCTGATCAACAGGAGACCGGCTTGGGTAGGGTTCCGCCATTTGCAAAACGGCTTCAAGACGGGGAGAGTTTTCTAGGATAGCTTAAATAGACAAAATGTAGAGAGGAAGGGGAGAGAATGCTAGCTGTTCAAAGGAAGGAAATAGAAGTGGCGATGGAGGAAAGCCAGAATAAGGTTCTTTTGGTGTTTGTGATGAGGTTAGGTTGGCTACTTAGCAAAATTAGCGATGCTGAATTTGGAAAAGCGTATCCACCCCTATCCAAGGCAATGGTATAATTGGCCTGGACGTGAAGATGGAAATGGTGTTTCTTAATGTTGGATCGATTCTGAAAATCAAGGTCCATATATATACACGCACCCGTTCCACTGTAGAGCCAAAGGGATTAAGGACATTGTTTATTATTTCGTTTTGGAACGTACAAAGTTGTCCATTGTGATTATTAGTGGCATTATTTTTTCGAGGGATGCCTATGGGATGGTAAATTCTAGAATTATCCTTGTTTCAACGCTGAGATCTCCAgtcaaaaattttcatttatatgtaCGCACGAAAATCGACAAATCCGAAGCATGTGCCGAAGCTTCCCTGGGAATTTAATTAAGTTATCTGCATCAAATTGGGTAACTTTGTCCCATACGGGTCATGTTAGGTGTCTGCCTTGATTGAGGGCGGTTCAACAAGGAAACAAGGAAGATGCCTGTTCATCCATATTTCATTGCTGTTCACAGATTTTTTAGATTCCACCCAAGTTTTTAAATACATCCACCCTTTTGGTATCTTAATGTATCTCGATATTGGGACGTTAATGAATAACTccaatttcttattttggatTAATTTAGGGGCAACATGAAACTTGCACATTCAACCATCAGTTCGACATTAAAGCTCGAGAGCGTCTTGCTTAGTTGGAGATTGTAGGTTGTGACTACATTAATTTGATCGGTCGATTCATCTCAAACGTTCATGCTAACAATAGTAAGAATAAcattggaggaggaggaggaggaggttggaGGGTGCCGAGATGGACTTAGTATAAACCACACGTCTACAAAAATGCGCGGGGGATTTAGTTAAGTTATCTGCATCAAATAGGGTAACTTTGTCCCATACGGATCATATTAGGTGACTGCCTTGATTGAGGGCGGTTCAATAAGGAAACAAGGAAGATGCCTGTTCATCCATGTTTCATTGCTGTTCGCAGATTTTCGAGATTCCACCCAAGTTTTTAAGTATATATCCACCCTTTTGGTATCTTAATGTATGTCAATTTCGAGACCTCGATAAATATCTCGGGTTTCatattttagattaatttagggGCGACATGAAACTTGCACATTCAACCATCGGCGTTTAGTCAAAGATTATAGGTTGTGACTAGGGTCGTTAATCTGATCAGTCGATGCATCTCCAACGTTCCCGCGGATGGTAAGAACAACGataaagaaggaggaggaagaggttGGAGGGTGCGAACAATGGACTAGTATAAACCACACGTTTAAGAAAACGCGAAAGAGAAAAGTCCAATTCAAACTCAATCAAAGGAAGCAAAAGCGCACAGCCGTCAAGGTAACTAACTGCAAATAAAATACTAATTTTCCCCCTAATACCGTGAGGGAGAGCGCGACCCGAATTGGCCGATCGATTCGGGGCTACGAATGAATGATTCAATGGTCCAAAAAGGAGTGCATACGAGAGCGCAAAAGAGAGATGGGACACGTAATCCCAACCTAGGTTTTTCTACCATCCCTGTGGAGAACTCGACTCGGCAAAAGAACATGTCCCGCAAGTAAACAAGGTAAACAAGAAGCGATGGGAAGCTGCCGATTCCTATCCGAAAGGTGACCCCTCCCCTCTCATCAGCATCAACTCCACAATGCCATTTTCAATGTGCAGATTCATGTCCAACTCCGACGGTTTACCGTCCACACGAATATAGTACTCGAACGCACGATCTTAGCCACAGCCACAGGACATGGGTGACTCAGCACTGACACATGGTTTGACCAGATTGATTGACGAGGTGCGTGGGGACATGTTGGAATTTGTGGTCCGCTGGTCTCTTCATTAGGAAGAGGACAAGGCAATTGATGCAAGATAGCCTACCGTCCCAAATCAGCACTTCgcgtttttcttttgttttcttcccaATAATGTTGGTGAATCATGGAGGAGTGCTTGATTGCTTGCTGTCCCTGCATTATTCCCATGCGCGGCCACGTGGTGGCCTTCCAGCACCACATGCTCTTGCCACCACAGAAAATTTTTGACGAGGTTGGCAAAGAACCCGAAAAAAACGGGGAGAGAGGGATCGAGATGTTGGTACGTAAGCGGGAGTGAAATGGGGTCGATCGAGGGTTTGGATGTTAATGAATGATTGGGATTCGGATGGAATCAATCATGGCAATAGAAAATTCCGAAAAAATACTCcaaatcctaaaaaaatttagatcCCGGCAAAGTCGAGTATCACTTGAGACTGATGAGGTCAACTCTTGTCTATGGCCAGTCCACAACTGTTGTTGAAGCCTAGCAATTGgtagaggaaaaaaagaaagataaagaaaataattattaaaaagttaattttttttttttaaaaagaattattcaTGTTAGTGTCAATTGTATAATGTAAAATAATTAGCATTTATAATagtaatttctaatcaaaattgatcaacgtgactaaattattattttgtcgacagatttaaaatttaattgacacaattgaaatatttatgaccgaattgataaaagtataataagatttaaaaaaaattaataattttctcatcaataatttaataatgATTTGTTCGTGAGTCATAGATCTGCCTTCTTGTCATAGGCTCCACCAACTCAATGCAGTGCAGAGGTTCGATGTGATTTTGTCAGGAGGTGATGGAATTTGTGATTCACTCTGAATTAGGCCTTTGATCATTGACGTGTAAAGTGACCAAGAAAAAGGACATGAATTCTATTTGGCGCAAGAAACAATAATCAGATTCAAGTCCCCACGATAATCACTTTTGAGAGATGCGTGATCTTGTTAATAAGGACATGAATTATAAGCCACACAGTATTCAAGCAGTTCATTtgcaacaacaataataataatggatGTGTACTCGAGCttaagaattcaaaaaaaaattagcaagttggataaataaaaatatgtaagctagtacaaaaaattattaaattgcaaactataaaaaaacacaaaaagtgGGTTAGGCaccaatcattttctttttacaacCGAATTATCACGGGAATCAAAATCCGTTTGCTTGGATACATAATAGTAGAAttctaaaagtaaaaaagattCAACAAATTCCTTCAGTCCAAGATGCATCAAGCTCAcatgtttataattaaaaatctgtAAGTTAgtacaaaaattattaatttgcaaactattaaaaaaaagtggatAAGGCaccaatcattttctttctacCAATCAATTATTATGGGAATCAAAGTCCGTTTTTGCTTGGGATACGGTCCACGAGTCAAAAAGATTCATCCCGAGATGCATGGAGCTTACACATGTTTAACGCCGTCATCATTTTACCATCTTTTCGCTCTTCGACTTTTAAACGAGTGGACAGCGCATTATGTCCCACGGGACGATTGAGATTATCGATCCTCCAAATTCCACAGGCATCAAAATCATTTGATGAGCTTGAATAGCTTTTAGCACGACCGAAACAGAGCACGTGAAAATAGGACCCTCCTCGCTCTAATGCCTACATTCCATAAGGGTTTCCAACTTCAGGTACGAGGGCAATGAATTTCGTGTGCGAAGAAAAAGCGTCGTGCGTGATTTCATCTACATGACTTCCACCCATAACAGTATAGCCGACCAGGCTTAATTGAAGCTAACAGCTAAGTAATCATCAGCTGAAGACATATTCTCCTGACATGTTCTGGCAAAATCTTTTGCCAGAATTTTATGCGCTCAGTTATTTGTTTTTGCTAGGCATGCTTCTCCAGAAATATTAGAGCAGCTAAGACAAGTCTCATTAGCATCCCAACAGCATGCGACAATGCGAGAGCCGAGTCGTGCTCCACGagcattgaaaaaaaatgggtcTTTGGGGAGGAGCTTTCGGAATCAGAAATACACGataaagcagaaacctggaaCACCAAGGTTACACTGTTTGGTGACGACTCAAGTTCGGTTTAGAGCAAGGAGAAAGAAGTCAATAGCTGTAAAACTCATTAACATCAGGCGATGACCTTCACATTCTTTTCCACCAGAGCCGATGCAAGTATCCAAGGGAAAAGTCGAGCATGGAAAGCAGTTGGAATCAGAATTGTTCTCTTCATAAATAAGAGCCGCTTAGCAATTCCAGACCGGTGAATCATACATTTGGGGGTGGCCAGATCTTGCCGAAGAGCTCCTCGACTCGCTTGGCCTGATTAACGTACCCATCCAATCCAGCTGCAAGTAGTTCCACAGAAGTTGGTCCCATAGCTGAGGCAAGGGTCAGTTGGTCCCACTTACAAAGCTGAACAGGATATACACCATTCAAATCAAGTCAGTGACATTCTAAACGGGAGAGAGAGTATTTATCACAATGATGAATGGCATCTGATAGTTATCTTATTTACTCAACAGGCAGTAATCGTCCATATGGAAGTAGCACTACAGgctaattatgaaaaaaaatgtagGCAAGCACACCTATAATTTCTTTAAGGTTTTTAGCAAGCTTCTTATGATATGTAGCTTTAGCTGCATGCACTTAGCTAGGAAGAGCATTCAACAAGCATGCATACATGAGTGTGTATGTGCATGGTCTGCATTATGCACTTTCCGATCTAAGAACGAAGATACACTAAGTGGGACACACCCAAAGCAACTAACAAAAATCCACTGTCCTTCACAGCGCACATTTATTTTCATTCCACAGGTTTGCAAGCTATGGCATCATTGATcacttagggtgtgtttgtttaaaattgtttcTGTTCTccggaacacaaatttttatttttttgttccaagaaacaaaaaagaacagaaacgcgtttatTTATACTTTtggttcccggaaacaaaaaatcatctatttttttgttctcggaaacaaaaaatctatttttttgttcccgggaacaaatttgaaacaaaacaagaagtaaaaaaaaaaaaaattcttcctttTGCCAGTCACCGGCCTTACCATGGCCAACGCTGGCAACCGGCCAGATGAGGGTTGGCGACCTCACCGAAACATCACCGGCCCCCGAAGAAGCCGAGCCATAGCAAGGCTCGTCGGCCCAAGCCTCGTTGTGGCTgtgcgaggctcggcctcgacAAGCCACCTCTAGGATAGTGTCGCTGGTGGTGGCTCGGTGAGACCGAGCCTTGccagtggctaggcgaggtcggTCTCGCATGACCTCGCCaagccgggcgaggccgacctcgtgcCGCTTGGGCAAGGCCAAGTCTCGCCGGTGGCCTAGCGAGACTCGCCGGGGCCAGGCTGGCCatcccggaacaaaaattttgtgcaattaccaaacgcgttcttctgttcaaaattgtttttcgAAACAGAAATAGTCTATTTCTAttcggagaacaatttttaaacgaaaatattaccaa
This region includes:
- the LOC104441883 gene encoding acid beta-fructofuranosidase; translated protein: MAEPYPSRSPVDQEDPGYAPLAGGEEPRDHRRPIRAILAVGLSVLLVVGIVIGFSTDTSPDVCAEVNSARLEPFLLGGAGQRSVPVKTVVRPVPRGVKEGVSAKSNRVFAGANLRGFPWNNSMLSWQRTAYHFQPEKNWMNDPNGPMYYKGWYHFFYQYNPDAAVWGNIVWGHAVSEDLIHWLYLPLAMVADQWYDINGVWSGSATVLPDGQVMMLYTGSSNESQQLQNLAYPANLSDPLLIDWVKHPGNPILAPPQCIDKLDFRDPTTAWYTSGGKWRFAVGAKINKTGVSFVYETEDFKSYKLLPGLLHAVPGTGMWECVDFFPVSDDGLDTSVNGPGVKHVMKVSLDDDRHDYYAIGTYNEEANTWVPDSPEIDVGIGIRYDYGIFYASKTFYDQNKSRRILWGWITESDSEYADVQKGWASLQALPRTIVLDTKTGSNLLQWPVEEVDSLRLSSKEFDSVEVEAGMVVPLDVETATQVDIVAEFELDKQALEAAPEADADYVCSASGGASQRSALGPFGLLVLADDDLSEQTPVYFYVVKGPNGTLKTSICTDQSRSSVATDVHKQVYGSFVPVLEGEKLSLRILVDHSIVETFAQGGRSCITARVYPTKAIYGAARVFLFNNATEANVKASLKIWQMNSAFIRPYSPQ